A window from Streptomyces sp. NBC_00271 encodes these proteins:
- a CDS encoding acyl-CoA carboxylase subunit epsilon, with amino-acid sequence MGTPEHHEPVLRVERGQASDEELAALTVVLLALRAGGAFPGRGRPVNGSRWWRPRTRRAPRSWQ; translated from the coding sequence ATGGGCACGCCGGAGCACCACGAGCCCGTCCTGCGCGTGGAGCGCGGGCAGGCCAGCGACGAGGAACTGGCCGCACTCACCGTGGTGCTGCTCGCGCTGCGCGCGGGCGGCGCGTTCCCCGGCCGGGGCAGGCCGGTCAACGGCTCCCGCTGGTGGCGGCCCCGCACCCGCCGGGCCCCGCGCAGCTGGCAGTGA
- a CDS encoding AfsR/SARP family transcriptional regulator encodes MDIDVLGALAVRENGVSITPTAPKPRQVLALLALHADQVVPVAALTEELWGAAPPRSARTTLQTYVLQLRELLAQALGDDRAAAKDVLMTLPGGYLLASGGGSSDVRAFERLAGEGYRAMDQGAFAEAARTLGRALALWTGTAFADVQRGAQLAMEARRLEESRLCALDQRIEADLRLGRHRELLPELTVLTSRYRTHENLHAQFMLALHRSGRRSESLSVYHQLRATLDADLGLEPSPRLRRLQHSIQTAAPEAAPAPAPADGAGPPAPAPARVR; translated from the coding sequence GTGGACATCGACGTACTGGGCGCACTGGCGGTGCGGGAGAACGGGGTGTCCATCACCCCGACCGCGCCGAAACCGCGGCAGGTCCTGGCTCTGCTGGCGCTCCACGCCGACCAGGTGGTGCCGGTCGCGGCCCTCACCGAGGAGCTGTGGGGCGCGGCCCCGCCGCGCAGCGCCCGCACCACGCTGCAGACGTACGTGCTGCAGCTGCGCGAGCTCCTCGCGCAGGCGCTGGGGGACGACCGGGCCGCCGCCAAGGACGTCCTGATGACCCTGCCGGGCGGCTATCTGCTCGCCTCCGGCGGCGGCAGCAGTGACGTGCGCGCCTTCGAGCGGCTCGCGGGGGAGGGCTACCGGGCCATGGACCAGGGCGCCTTCGCCGAGGCGGCCCGCACCCTGGGCCGGGCGCTGGCGCTGTGGACGGGGACCGCGTTCGCCGACGTCCAGAGGGGGGCGCAGCTGGCGATGGAGGCCCGGCGGCTGGAGGAGAGCCGGCTGTGCGCGCTGGACCAGCGCATCGAGGCCGATCTGCGGCTGGGCCGCCACCGCGAACTGCTGCCCGAACTGACCGTGCTGACCAGCCGTTACCGCACCCACGAGAATCTGCACGCGCAGTTCATGCTGGCCCTGCACCGCTCGGGGCGGCGCAGCGAGTCGCTCAGCGTCTACCACCAGCTGCGCGCCACCCTCGATGCGGACCTGGGCCTGGAGCCCTCGCCGCGGCTGCGGCGGCTGCAGCACTCCATCCAGACCGCGGCGCCGGAGGCGGCACCGGCGCCCGCCCCCGCCGACGGCGCGGGCCCGCCCGCACCCGCACCCGCGCGGGTGCGCTGA
- a CDS encoding acyl-CoA carboxylase subunit beta encodes MALTTAPARTQGPAPTPAQGPAPADIRGRVAELHAIREAALRGPSEKATEAQHAKGKLTARERIALLLDEGSFQEVEQLRRHRATGFGLEARKPYTDGVVTGWGTVEGRTVFVYAHDFRIFGGALGEAHATKIHKIMDMAIAAGAPLVSLNDGAGARIQEGVSALAGYGGIFQRNTKASGVIPQISVMLGPCAGGAAYSPALTDFVFMVRETSQMFITGPDVVKAVTGEEITQNGLGGADVHAETSGVAHFAYDDEETCLAEVRYLLSMLPQNNRENPPHTTPHDPPGRRGESLLDLVPADGNRPYDMAKVIEEIVDDGDCLEVHERWARNIICALARLDGQVVGIVANQPQTLAGVLDIEASEKAARFVQMCDAFNIPIVTLLDVPGFLPGVDQEHGGIIRHGAKLLYAYCNATVPRISLILRKAYGGAYIVMDSQSIGADLTYAWPTNEIAVMGAAGAAGVIFRRQIAQAADPEAMRARMVKEYKAELMHPYYAAERGLVDDVIDPAATREVLIRSLAMLHAKHADLPSRKHGNPPQ; translated from the coding sequence ATGGCATTGACCACCGCCCCCGCCCGTACCCAGGGCCCCGCCCCCACCCCCGCCCAGGGCCCGGCCCCGGCCGACATCCGCGGGCGCGTGGCCGAACTGCACGCGATCCGCGAGGCGGCGCTGCGAGGACCCAGCGAGAAGGCGACCGAGGCGCAGCACGCCAAGGGCAAGCTGACCGCCCGGGAGCGCATCGCCCTGCTGCTGGACGAAGGCAGCTTCCAGGAGGTCGAGCAGTTGCGCCGGCACCGGGCGACCGGGTTCGGCCTGGAGGCCAGGAAGCCGTACACCGACGGTGTCGTCACCGGCTGGGGCACGGTGGAGGGCCGTACGGTCTTCGTCTACGCGCACGACTTCCGTATCTTCGGCGGTGCGCTGGGCGAGGCGCACGCCACGAAGATCCACAAGATCATGGACATGGCCATCGCGGCCGGCGCGCCGCTGGTCTCCCTCAACGACGGTGCGGGCGCCCGCATCCAGGAGGGCGTGAGTGCGCTCGCCGGCTACGGCGGCATCTTCCAGCGCAACACGAAGGCGTCGGGCGTCATCCCGCAGATCTCGGTGATGCTCGGCCCGTGCGCGGGCGGCGCCGCCTACAGTCCCGCGCTGACGGACTTCGTGTTCATGGTCCGCGAGACCTCGCAGATGTTCATCACCGGCCCCGACGTCGTCAAGGCGGTCACCGGCGAGGAGATCACCCAGAACGGGCTCGGCGGCGCCGACGTCCACGCGGAGACCTCCGGCGTGGCGCACTTCGCCTACGACGACGAGGAGACCTGCCTCGCCGAGGTCCGCTACCTCCTGTCGATGCTCCCGCAGAACAACCGCGAGAACCCCCCGCACACCACCCCCCACGACCCGCCCGGACGGCGCGGCGAGTCCCTCCTGGACCTGGTCCCCGCGGACGGCAACCGCCCCTACGACATGGCGAAGGTCATCGAGGAGATCGTCGACGACGGCGACTGCCTGGAGGTCCACGAACGCTGGGCCCGCAACATCATCTGCGCGCTGGCCCGCCTGGACGGCCAGGTGGTGGGCATCGTCGCCAACCAGCCGCAGACCCTGGCCGGCGTGCTGGACATCGAGGCCTCCGAGAAGGCCGCCCGGTTCGTGCAGATGTGCGACGCCTTCAACATCCCGATCGTCACCCTGCTGGACGTGCCCGGATTCCTGCCCGGGGTCGACCAGGAGCACGGCGGGATCATCCGGCACGGCGCCAAACTGCTGTACGCGTACTGCAACGCGACCGTGCCGCGGATCTCGCTCATCCTGCGCAAGGCCTACGGCGGCGCCTACATCGTCATGGACTCCCAGTCCATCGGCGCCGACCTCACCTACGCCTGGCCCACCAACGAGATCGCCGTGATGGGCGCGGCAGGCGCGGCAGGCGTCATCTTCCGCCGGCAGATCGCCCAGGCCGCCGACCCCGAGGCCATGCGCGCCCGCATGGTCAAGGAGTACAAGGCCGAACTCATGCACCCCTACTACGCCGCCGAACGCGGCCTGGTCGACGACGTCATCGACCCCGCCGCCACCCGCGAGGTCCTCATCCGCTCCCTGGCCATGCTGCACGCCAAACACGCCGACCTGCCCTCCCGCAAACACGGCAACCCCCCGCAGTAA
- a CDS encoding phosphopantetheine-binding protein, with protein sequence MTSVPQPPAASPTPVADVLAELTAVLAGMMRIEPQTLDAQEPFRLLGLDSMLSVEFVAALNARYGTRIAATALYEHPTPQALARHVAAELGTPRPATPTPTPTPTDTDTDTATVTEADVATATATAVDTDVAEVAVEAVTDTLREQLAGILHCGPGDIDVSAPFAALGLDSILAAEFLAGINRTYGLSEQADLLYDQPDLGAMAAYVSARAAHHTPAPGRFGAAFAVPAGQAGPSPAGPAPGGAQVPPAGVDLDALLDAVRDEVLSIDEAAALLAARSA encoded by the coding sequence ATGACATCCGTCCCTCAGCCGCCCGCGGCCTCGCCGACGCCCGTGGCCGACGTGCTCGCCGAGCTCACCGCGGTGCTGGCGGGCATGATGCGCATCGAGCCGCAGACGCTCGACGCGCAGGAGCCCTTCCGGCTGCTGGGCCTGGACTCGATGCTGTCGGTCGAGTTCGTCGCGGCGCTCAACGCCCGCTACGGCACCCGGATCGCGGCCACCGCACTGTATGAGCACCCGACGCCCCAGGCACTGGCCCGGCACGTCGCGGCCGAACTCGGCACCCCCCGCCCCGCCACACCCACACCCACACCCACACCCACAGACACGGACACGGACACAGCCACAGTCACGGAGGCAGACGTGGCCACGGCCACGGCCACGGCCGTGGATACGGATGTGGCTGAGGTGGCTGTGGAGGCGGTCACCGACACGCTGCGGGAGCAGCTCGCCGGGATCCTGCACTGCGGGCCGGGGGACATCGACGTGAGCGCGCCGTTCGCGGCGCTGGGGCTGGACTCGATCCTGGCCGCGGAGTTCCTGGCCGGCATCAACCGCACCTACGGGCTCAGCGAGCAGGCCGACCTGCTCTACGACCAGCCCGACCTCGGGGCCATGGCGGCGTACGTCAGCGCGCGGGCAGCGCACCACACGCCCGCGCCGGGCCGCTTCGGCGCGGCTTTTGCCGTCCCGGCCGGGCAGGCGGGGCCCTCCCCGGCGGGCCCGGCGCCGGGCGGCGCCCAGGTTCCGCCGGCGGGGGTCGATCTGGACGCGCTGCTCGACGCGGTACGTGACGAGGTGCTCAGCATCGACGAGGCGGCCGCCCTGCTGGCGGCCCGCTCCGCCTGA
- the tnpB gene encoding IS607 family element RNA-guided endonuclease TnpB, with product MIVRHAYRFALDPTPGQAGALLRHAGAARVAFNWGITQVKANLGQREAERSYGMAEADLTPSFGWSMYSLRKAWNTAKREVAPWWAECSKEAYATGLDQLARALENWSGSKRGKRKGPRMGFPRYKSKRKTTPSASFTTGTIRLEDDRRHVTLPVLGTIRTHESTRKLHRRIAAGTAVVKSATVRREAGRWFVSFTCEVERTDRTPSRADTVIGVDLGIKHLAVFSDGRPTAENPRHYDTARRKLGRLSRTAARRLGPDRRTGQQPSKRWQRADAARNRVHCRTANLRRDALHKLTTPLAREYGTIVVEDLNVSGMLKNRRLARVVADAGFGEIRRQLAYKTRWNGGTLEVADRWFPSSKTCSGCQAVTPKLPLRIRMYACDHCGLVLDRDENAALNLAALVKRHVAGSGPETENGRGADRKTPSCGAGGIEASTPH from the coding sequence GTGATCGTCAGGCATGCCTACCGGTTTGCACTGGACCCGACGCCTGGTCAGGCCGGGGCGCTGCTGCGGCATGCCGGTGCGGCCCGGGTGGCGTTCAACTGGGGTATTACGCAGGTGAAAGCGAACCTCGGGCAGCGGGAGGCGGAACGGTCCTACGGCATGGCCGAGGCCGATCTGACGCCGTCGTTCGGCTGGTCGATGTATTCCCTGCGCAAGGCCTGGAACACAGCGAAGAGGGAGGTGGCGCCATGGTGGGCGGAGTGCTCGAAGGAGGCGTACGCCACCGGGCTGGATCAGCTCGCCCGGGCCTTGGAGAACTGGTCCGGTTCCAAGCGCGGCAAGCGCAAGGGCCCGCGGATGGGCTTTCCCCGCTACAAGTCGAAGCGGAAGACCACGCCGTCGGCTTCGTTCACCACCGGCACGATCCGCTTGGAAGACGACCGCAGGCATGTCACGCTCCCGGTCCTGGGAACGATCAGGACGCATGAGTCCACACGCAAGCTGCACCGCCGGATCGCGGCCGGCACGGCGGTGGTGAAGTCGGCGACCGTCCGCCGCGAGGCGGGCCGCTGGTTCGTGTCCTTCACCTGCGAAGTCGAGCGCACCGACCGTACCCCGTCCCGAGCGGATACGGTGATCGGCGTCGACCTGGGCATCAAGCACCTCGCGGTGTTCTCCGACGGCCGCCCGACCGCCGAGAACCCCAGACACTACGACACCGCGCGCCGCAAGCTCGGCCGCCTGTCCCGTACGGCCGCCCGCCGTCTGGGCCCTGACCGGCGCACCGGGCAGCAGCCTTCGAAGCGTTGGCAGCGCGCGGATGCGGCCCGCAACCGGGTGCACTGCCGCACCGCGAACCTGCGGCGGGACGCGCTCCACAAGCTCACCACCCCCCTGGCCCGCGAGTACGGCACGATCGTGGTGGAAGACCTCAACGTCTCGGGAATGCTCAAGAACCGCAGACTCGCCCGCGTCGTGGCCGACGCCGGATTCGGCGAGATCCGGCGTCAACTCGCCTACAAAACCCGGTGGAACGGCGGAACGCTCGAAGTGGCGGACCGCTGGTTCCCCAGCAGCAAGACGTGTTCCGGATGCCAGGCAGTGACACCCAAACTGCCTCTCCGGATACGGATGTACGCATGCGACCACTGCGGACTCGTCCTCGACCGGGATGAGAACGCGGCACTGAACCTCGCCGCGCTCGTGAAGCGGCACGTCGCCGGGAGTGGCCCGGAGACAGAAAACGGACGTGGAGCCGACCGTAAGACCCCGTCCTGCGGGGCCGGTGGCATTGAAGCGTCTACCCCGCATTGA
- a CDS encoding beta-ketoacyl [acyl carrier protein] synthase domain-containing protein — MDTREILTRFKGGTLRREHAVALLAGTSPAVAPPVVALPVVALPVAADREPPPVPVPGPVPGTGVGVGDGAGVPCAVVGIQGRFPQAGDLEAFWRNGLQGRIAEAALPGGRRSACAGWRGHFLDGVEEFDPDLFGLGAREAAGLDLQERLLAQSAWQTLESAGYAGARLERLTAPDGTARSVGVYAALGPAGGALPPAGHRHTAPPASRPGPAARLSRLLDLRGPSLSVDSGDSSFLTALHLALGALRAGECAAALVGAVELRLHPACQRPGAGEGVAAVLLKPLAAARADGDRVHAVIRSSAVGHPGRAAPGPQHGRLVGRALAAAGLRPPDTGPQAPESGPQGPDSGAQSEVPDAGLEAVGVALEESSRTVAALVGDAGAVTGAAALVRAVGQLRHAVLLAGPDRPAPAAWEPARRDDGTVLPRRALVSVPGPAAPAAPAVPVDPTDAVDAAGPADAGDAADAADGVEGVEGTDGVDVGVVLVVEEAPAVPRAPARTGPPPGTRPAELVLLSAATPAHLAATAGRLAARLSDGGGRDGAPAAPDLAALAHELRLGRAVLRCRLAVTVRTVAELTDALAGFAAHPGPGTGPAGVRSADLRGAAGPPLIEGLEETRAYVAALWQGGRLEQLTRLWLAGADVCAVLPAHPGPAAVELPATVLRPRPLEPGPGTDGAPQ; from the coding sequence ATGGACACCCGGGAGATCCTGACGCGGTTCAAGGGCGGCACCCTGCGGCGTGAGCACGCCGTGGCCCTGCTGGCCGGCACGTCGCCGGCCGTGGCCCCGCCGGTCGTGGCCCTGCCGGTCGTGGCCCTGCCGGTGGCGGCGGACCGTGAGCCGCCGCCCGTCCCCGTCCCCGGCCCTGTTCCCGGTACCGGTGTTGGTGTCGGCGACGGGGCCGGTGTGCCGTGTGCGGTCGTGGGGATCCAGGGCCGTTTCCCGCAGGCGGGGGATCTGGAGGCGTTCTGGCGCAACGGGCTGCAGGGGCGGATCGCCGAGGCCGCGCTCCCGGGCGGGCGCCGGTCGGCGTGTGCGGGCTGGCGGGGGCATTTCCTGGACGGTGTGGAGGAGTTCGACCCGGACCTGTTCGGGCTCGGTGCCCGGGAGGCGGCGGGGCTGGACCTGCAAGAGCGGCTGCTGGCGCAGAGCGCGTGGCAGACGCTGGAGAGCGCCGGATACGCCGGAGCGCGTCTGGAGCGGCTCACCGCTCCCGACGGCACGGCGCGCAGCGTGGGGGTGTATGCCGCGCTCGGCCCGGCCGGCGGTGCGCTGCCGCCCGCCGGGCACCGGCACACCGCCCCTCCGGCTTCCCGGCCCGGGCCGGCCGCGCGGCTGTCGCGGCTGCTCGACCTGCGCGGGCCCAGTCTGAGCGTGGACAGCGGTGACTCCTCCTTCCTGACCGCGCTGCACCTCGCGCTCGGTGCGCTGCGCGCGGGCGAGTGCGCCGCGGCGCTGGTCGGCGCGGTCGAGCTGCGCCTGCATCCGGCGTGCCAGCGGCCCGGCGCCGGTGAGGGGGTGGCGGCCGTGCTGCTCAAGCCGCTGGCCGCGGCCCGTGCCGACGGCGACCGCGTGCACGCCGTGATCCGCTCCAGCGCGGTCGGCCACCCGGGCCGCGCCGCCCCCGGCCCGCAGCACGGCCGGCTGGTCGGCCGGGCGCTGGCCGCGGCCGGCCTGCGGCCCCCGGACACGGGCCCGCAGGCTCCGGAGTCCGGCCCGCAAGGCCCGGACTCCGGCGCGCAGTCGGAGGTGCCGGACGCCGGCCTGGAGGCTGTGGGGGTCGCTCTGGAGGAGAGTTCCCGGACGGTGGCGGCGCTGGTGGGTGATGCCGGGGCGGTGACCGGGGCGGCGGCCCTGGTCCGCGCCGTGGGGCAGCTGCGCCATGCCGTGCTGCTGGCCGGCCCGGACCGCCCCGCGCCCGCCGCCTGGGAGCCGGCCCGCCGCGACGACGGCACCGTGCTGCCCCGCAGGGCGCTGGTCAGCGTGCCGGGACCCGCAGCCCCCGCAGCCCCCGCAGTTCCCGTAGACCCCACGGACGCCGTAGACGCCGCAGGCCCCGCAGACGCAGGGGATGCGGCAGACGCTGCGGACGGCGTGGAGGGCGTCGAGGGCACGGACGGTGTGGATGTGGGTGTGGTGCTGGTCGTGGAGGAGGCGCCCGCCGTCCCCCGCGCCCCGGCCCGCACGGGCCCGCCGCCGGGCACGCGTCCCGCAGAACTGGTGCTGCTGTCCGCCGCGACGCCCGCGCACCTGGCGGCCACCGCCGGCCGGCTCGCGGCCCGCCTGTCCGACGGCGGCGGCCGGGACGGCGCCCCGGCGGCCCCGGATCTCGCCGCACTCGCGCACGAACTGCGCCTGGGGCGGGCGGTGTTGCGCTGCCGTCTGGCGGTGACCGTCCGCACGGTCGCCGAACTGACCGACGCGCTGGCCGGCTTCGCCGCGCACCCCGGCCCGGGCACGGGCCCGGCGGGCGTGCGCAGCGCCGACCTGCGCGGCGCCGCGGGCCCGCCGCTGATCGAGGGACTCGAGGAGACCCGCGCCTATGTGGCCGCCCTGTGGCAGGGCGGCCGCCTGGAGCAGCTGACACGGCTGTGGCTGGCCGGGGCCGACGTCTGCGCCGTACTGCCCGCGCATCCCGGCCCGGCCGCCGTCGAGCTGCCCGCCACCGTGCTGCGGCCCCGCCCGCTGGAGCCCGGCCCCGGCACGGACGGAGCACCGCAGTGA
- a CDS encoding AfsR/SARP family transcriptional regulator yields the protein MRIQVLGPLSAEVNGGSIVPSAGKPRQILSLLALYPGRVMPVPTLMEEIWATQPPQSALTTLQTYILQLRRRLGTAMGPGAPGGAKEVLATRHGGYLLQIPPDCVDVHQYDRLTREGQAAFESGDDEVSAARFKAALGLWQGPALVDVRLGPVLEIEVVRLEESRLVTVERRIDADLRLGRHAELIAELIELTARHPQHEGLHSQAMVALYRSGRQASALEVYRRLRVRLIEDLGVEPSPQLQRLHQAVLTVDPQLDVLAGPRHSSTYDLFTA from the coding sequence GTGAGGATTCAGGTTCTGGGTCCGTTGAGTGCCGAGGTCAACGGGGGATCCATCGTTCCGAGCGCGGGCAAGCCGCGGCAGATCCTGTCGCTGCTGGCGTTGTATCCCGGGCGGGTGATGCCCGTCCCGACCCTCATGGAGGAGATCTGGGCGACACAGCCGCCGCAGAGCGCGCTGACCACGCTGCAGACCTACATCCTGCAGCTGCGCCGGCGGCTGGGCACCGCGATGGGGCCCGGTGCGCCGGGCGGCGCCAAGGAGGTGCTGGCCACCCGGCACGGCGGCTATCTGCTGCAGATCCCGCCCGACTGCGTCGACGTGCACCAGTACGACCGGCTGACGAGGGAGGGCCAGGCCGCTTTCGAGAGCGGTGACGACGAGGTGTCCGCCGCCCGTTTCAAGGCGGCCCTGGGCCTGTGGCAGGGCCCCGCCCTGGTCGACGTACGGCTGGGGCCGGTCCTGGAGATCGAGGTGGTGCGGCTGGAGGAGAGCCGGCTGGTCACCGTGGAACGGCGCATCGACGCCGACCTGCGGCTGGGCCGGCACGCCGAACTCATCGCCGAGCTCATCGAACTGACCGCCCGTCACCCCCAGCACGAGGGACTGCACTCCCAGGCCATGGTGGCGCTCTACCGCTCCGGCCGGCAGGCCTCCGCGCTGGAGGTCTACCGCCGGCTGCGGGTGCGGCTGATCGAGGACCTGGGCGTGGAACCCTCCCCCCAGCTGCAACGCCTCCACCAGGCCGTCCTGACCGTCGACCCCCAGCTGGACGTCCTCGCGGGCCCGCGCCACAGCTCCACCTACGACCTGTTCACGGCCTGA